One genomic region from Saccharomyces cerevisiae S288C chromosome XI, complete sequence encodes:
- the MRP49 gene encoding mitochondrial 54S ribosomal protein mL61 MRP49 (Mitochondrial ribosomal protein of the large subunit; not essential for mitochondrial translation) has translation MSKVAQQLKFLNKISATTRLPQILVDPKKYSGLRLTFQTKNHNGHMGARVFWHNYLPTLQFYNPRMKFDVIRIKNEDKQKSVPCKLEILSHEGSVVETIDMRNKMHEDIMKDLLDKIEHVPLPENEIIRVGPQESII, from the coding sequence ATGTCTAAGGTTGCACAACagttaaaatttttgaataaaattAGCGCCACTACCAGACTACCGCAGATTCTAGTCGATCCTAAAAAATACTCAGGTCTTAGATTGACTTTTCAAACGAAAAACCACAATGGACATATGGGTGCCAGAGTTTTTTGGCATAACTACCTACCCACTTTGCAGTTCTATAATCCAAGAATGAAGTTTGACGTGATAAGGATAAAGAACGAAGACAAGCAAAAAAGCGTTCCATGCAAACTGGAGATTTTATCTCATGAAGGCTCCGTTGTAGAGACTATTGATATGCGTAATAAAATGCATGAAGATATAATGAAAGACTTACTTGACAAAATAGAGCACGTTCCTCTTCCTGAAAATGAGATCATAAGAGTTGGACCGCAAGAAAGTATTATATAA
- the TPK3 gene encoding cAMP-dependent protein kinase catalytic subunit TPK3 (cAMP-dependent protein kinase catalytic subunit; promotes vegetative growth in response to nutrients via the Ras-cAMP signaling pathway; partially redundant with Tpk1p and Tpk2p; localizes to P-bodies during stationary phase; TPK3 has a paralog, TPK1, that arose from the whole genome duplication), protein MYVDPMNNNEIRKLSITAKTETTPDNVGQDIPVNAHSVHEECSSNTPVEINGRNSGKLKEEASAGICLVKKPMLQYRDTSGKYSLSDFQILRTLGTGSFGRVHLIRSNHNGRFYALKTLKKHTIVKLKQVEHTNDERRMLSIVSHPFIIRMWGTFQDSQQVFMVMDYIEGGELFSLLRKSQRFPNPVAKFYAAEVCLALEYLHSKDIIYRDLKPENILLDKNGHIKITDFGFAKYVPDVTYTLCGTPDYIAPEVVSTKPYNKSVDWWSFGVLIYEMLAGYTPFYNSNTMKTYENILNAELKFPPFFHPDAQDLLKKLITRDLSERLGNLQNGSEDVKNHPWFNEVIWEKLLARYIETPYEPPIQQGQGDTSQFDRYPEEEFNYGIQGEDPYMDLMKEF, encoded by the coding sequence ATGTATGTTGATCCGATGAACAACAATGAAATCAGGAAATTAAGCATTACTGCCAAGACAGAAACAACTCCAGATAACGTTGGACAAGACATTCCTGTAAACGCACATTCGGTGCATGAGGAATGTTCTTCCAACACACCCGTGGAGATAAATGGAAGAAACAGCGGAAAgttgaaagaagaagcgTCTGCAGGTATTTGTTTGGTTAAAAAACCAATGCTACAATATAGAGATACCTCAGGAAAGTATTCCCTAAGTGACTTTCAGATTTTAAGAACTTTGGGAACTGGCTCATTTGGGAGAGTTCACCTAATTCGTTCCAATCACAATGGGAGGTTTTACGCTTTGAAgacattgaaaaagcaCACTATAGTGAAGCTGAAGCAGGTTGAACACACCAATGACGAACGCCGAATGCTTTCAATTGTTTCACATCCATTCATCATTCGAATGTGGGGAACGTTCCAAGATTCTCAGCAAGTTTTCATGGTAATGGACTACATTGAAGGTGGtgaattattttctttactaCGTAAATCTCAAAGATTTCCCAACCCAGTAGCCAAATTTTATGCCGCAGAGGTATGCTTAGCGTTGGAATATTTGCACAGTAAGGATATAATATATAGAGACTTGAAACCAGAAAATATCCTTCTAGATAAAAACGGCCATATCAAGATAACCGACTTTGGCTTCGCAAAATACGTTCCCGATGTCACATACACATTATGTGGCACACCAGATTACATAGCGCCGGAAGTGGTCAGTACAAAACCGTATAATAAATCAGTGGATTGGTGGAGTTTTGGTGTGCTAATCTATGAAATGCTTGCCGGATACACTCCATTTTACAATTCGAACACCATGAAAACTTACGAAAATATACTGAACGCCGAATTGAAGTTCCCACCATTTTTCCATCCAGACGCGCAGGACTTATTGAAGAAGCTAATTACCAGAGACTTAAGTGAAAGGTTGGGTAACTTACAAAATGGAAGTGAAGATGTCAAGAACCATCCGTGGTTTAACGAAGTGATATGGGAGAAATTGTTAGCAAGATACATAGAAACGCCGTACGAACCACCAATCCAACAGGGCCAAGGTGACACTTCTCAATTTGACAGATACCCTGAAGAGGAATTCAACTATGGAATTCAAGGGGAGGATCCATATATGGATTtaatgaaagaattttaA
- the MCD4 gene encoding mannose-ethanolamine phosphotransferase MCD4 (Protein involved in GPI anchor synthesis; multimembrane-spanning protein that localizes to the endoplasmic reticulum; highly conserved among eukaryotes; GPI stands for glycosylphosphatidylinositol) — MWNKTRTTLLAVGVLFHLFYLWSIFDIYFISPLVHGMSPYQSTPTPPAKRLFLIVGDGLRADTTFDKVTHPVSGKTEFLAPFIRSLVMNNATYGISHTRMPTESRPGHVAMIAGFYEDVSAVTKGWKSNPVNFDSFFNQSTHTYSFGSPDILPMFKDGASDPNKVDTWMYDHTFEDFTQSSIELDAFVFRHLDQLFHNSTLNSTLDYEIRQDGNVFFLHLLGCDTAGHSYRPYSAEYYDNVKYIDDQIPILIDKVNKFFADDKTAFIFTADHGMSAFGSHGDGHPNNTRTPLVAWGAGLNKPVHNPFPVSDNYTENWELSSIKRNDVKQADIASLMSYLIGVNYPKNSVGELPIAYIDGKESDKLAALYNNARSILEQYLVKQDEVIDSQFFYKEYFKFVEKSHSHYLEEIETLIQRISEGENYLEQEAITLTEELMQITLEGLHYLTTYNWRFIRTIVTFGFVGWIFFSFIIFLKSFILENVIDDQKASPLSHAVFGSIGILLNWILFYQHSPFNFYMYLLFPLYFWSYIFTNRSVLRSGIKEFFKGTSPWKRVLITISIISVYEGIVYGFFHRWTFTLITNILAFYPFICGVRELSVNILWIITSVLLSTFTLFDAVKIEDLNQIHLAGLLIILSAFYALYKIHSRINSYTRAIFAIQISLVAAMLAVTHRSVISLQLRQGLPRESQVAGWIIFFVSLFVMPILHYRKPNNDYKVRLLIIYLTFAPSFIILTISFESLFYFLFTSYMVQWIEIENKIKEMKTQKDENWLQVLRVSVIGFFLLQVAFFGTGNVASISSFSLESVCRLLPIFDPFLMGALLMLKLIIPYGLLSTCLGILNLKLNFKDYTISSLIISMSDILSLNFFYLLRTEGSWLDIGITISNYCLAILSSLFMLILEVLGHVLLKNVIIQDKTKKTQ, encoded by the coding sequence ATGTGGAACAAAACCAGAACGACGCTTCTGGCTGTTGGTGTcttatttcatttattttacCTATGGTCTATTTTTGATATCTATTTCATTTCACCGCTCGTTCATGGTATGAGCCCATATCAAAGTACTCCAACCCCTCCTGCAAAGAGATTGTTTTTGATTGTCGGTGATGGTTTACGTGCAGATACCACTTTTGATAAAGTCACTCATCCAGTATCCGGAAAAACAGAATTTCTGGCACCTTTTATTAGATCTTTGGTAATGAATAATGCCACCTACGGTATATCACATACCAGAATGCCAACTGAATCCCGTCCTGGTCATGTTGCTATGATTGCTGGGTTTTACGAAGATGTTAGTGCCGTCACAAAAGGTTGGAAGTCAAACCCTGTCAATTTCGATAGTTTTTTCAACCAATCTACTCATACTTATTCATTCGGTTCACCTGACATTTTACCTATGTTCAAAGATGGCGCTTCTGACCCAAATAAAGTTGACACTTGGATGTATGATCATACTTTCGAGGATTTTACGCAATCTTCCATCGAGCTGGATGCTTTTGTCTTTAGACACTTGGATCAATTATTCCACAATTCCACACTGAACTCAACATTGGATTATGAAATTAGGCAAGACGGTAATGTATTCTTTCTACATCTACTAGGTTGCGATACTGCCGGACATTCTTATAGACCATATTCTGCCGAGTATTATGACAATGTCAAATATATTGATGATCAAATCCCTATCCTTATAGACAAAGTCAACAAGTTTTTTGCGGACGACAAAACcgcatttatttttacagCAGATCATGGTATGAGTGCATTTGGATCACATGGTGACGGTCATCCTAACAACACAAGGACCCCTCTTGTTGCTTGGGGTGCGGGTTTGAATAAACCAGTACATAATCCTTTTCCGGTATCCGACAACTATACTGAAAATTGGGAGCTTTCGAGcattaaaagaaatgatGTCAAGCAAGCAGATATTGCTTCTTTAATGTCATACTTGATTGGTGTGAACTATCCTAAAAATTCAGTTGGTGAGTTACCAATAGCATATATcgatggaaaagaaagtgaCAAGCTTGCCGCATTGTACAACAACGCAAGAAGCATTTTAGAGCAGTACTTAGTCAAGCAAGATGAGGTAATAGActctcaatttttttataaggAATACTTCAAGTTTGTTGAAAAGTCTCATTCACATTACTTAGAAGAGATAGAAACCTTAATTCAGCGTATATCTGAAGGAGAAAACTATTTGGAACAAGAAGCAATCACCCTTACAGAGGAATTAATGCAGATAACATTGGAAGGTTTACATTATTTGACAACCTATAATTGGAGATTCATTAGAACTATTGTTACATTTGGGTTTGTTGGGtggatctttttttcttttataatatttttgaaatcattCATATTAGAGAATGTAATTGATGACCAAAAAGCGTCACCATTAAGCCATGCAGTATTTGGTTCCATAGGAATTTTACTAAATTGGATTTTGTTCTACCAACATTCTCCGTTCAATTTTTACATGTACCTTCTTTTCCCATTATACTTTTGGAGCTATATTTTTACAAATAGATCCGTACTACGTTCAGGTATCAAGGAATTCTTCAAAGGTACCTCTCCTTGGAAAAGAGTTTTAATAACAATCTCTATTATATCAGTTTATGAGGGAATTGTATATGGATTTTTCCATAGATGGACGTTTACGCTAATTACAAATATATTGGCGTTTTACCCGTTTATTTGTGGGGTGAGAGAGCTATCCGTGAATATATTGTGGATCATAACTAGTGTTCTTTTATCTACATTTACCTTATTTGACGCTGTTAAAATTGAGGACTTGAACCAGATACATCTAGCAGGGTTATTAATCATTCTCAGTGCCTTTTATGCTCTTTACAAAATACATTCCAGGATAAATTCCTACACGCGTGCTATATTTGCCATTCAAATTTCCTTGGTGGCTGCCATGTTGGCGGTTACTCATCGTTCAGTTATCTCTTTACAGCTAAGACAAGGGTTACCAAGAGAGTCACAGGTCGCTGGAtggataattttttttgtatctCTTTTTGTAATGCCAATTTTACATTATAGGAAGCCCAACAATGATTACAAAGTGAGATTATTGATCATTTATTTAACCTTCGCACCATCCTTTATCATTTTGACTATATCATTCGAATCCCTTTTCTACTTCTTGTTCACTAGTTACATGGTACAATGGATTGAAATTGAgaacaaaatcaaagaaatgaagacccaaaaagatgaaaattgGTTACAAGTGCTAAGAGTTTCAGTAATCGGGTTCTTTTTACTTCAAGTCGCATTCTTTGGAACTGGTAACGTCGCTTCaatctcttcattttcattggAGTCTGTTTGTAGATTGTTGCCAATTTTTGATCCTTTCCTGATGGGCGCATTATTGATGTTGAAATTGATAATTCCCTACGGGCTATTGTCCACATGCCTAGGTATACTGAATTTAAAACTTAACTTCAAGGACTACACAATCTCATCATTAATTATTTCCATGAGTGATATTCTGTcgttgaattttttctacCTTTTAAGAACGGAGGGGTCGTGGTTGGATATTGGCATAACCATTTCCAACTATTGTTTGGCGATCCTATCATCTTTGTTCATGCTTATTTTGGAAGTACTCGGTCATGTGTTGCTAAAAAATGTCATCATACAGgataaaaccaaaaaaacaCAATAG
- the PIR1 gene encoding beta-1,3-glucan linked protein (O-glycosylated protein required for cell wall stability; attached to the cell wall via beta-1,3-glucan; mediates mitochondrial translocation of Apn1p; expression regulated by the cell integrity pathway and by Swi5p during the cell cycle; PIR1 has a paralog, YJL160C, that arose from the whole genome duplication), producing the protein MQYKKSLVASALVATSLAAYAPKDPWSTLTPSATYKGGITDYSSTFGIAVEPIATTASSKAKRAAAISQIGDGQIQATTKTTAAAVSQIGDGQIQATTKTKAAAVSQIGDGQIQATTKTTSAKTTAAAVSQIGDGQIQATTKTKAAAVSQIGDGQIQATTKTTAAAVSQIGDGQIQATTKTTAAAVSQIGDGQIQATTNTTVAPVSQITDGQIQATTLTSATIIPSPAPAPITNGTDPVTAETCKSSGTLEMNLKGGILTDGKGRIGSIVANRQFQFDGPPPQAGAIYAAGWSITPEGNLAIGDQDTFYQCLSGNFYNLYDEHIGTQCNAVHLQAIDLLNC; encoded by the coding sequence ATGCaatacaaaaaatcattagTTGCCTCCGCCTTAGTTGCTACATCTTTAGCTGCCTATGCTCCAAAGGACCCGTGGTCCACTTTAACTCCATCAGCTACTTACAAGGGTGGTATAACTGATTACTCTTCTACTTTCGGTATTGCTGTTGAACCAATTGCCACTACTGCTTCCTCCAAGGCTAAGAGAGCCGCTGCTATCTCTCAAATTGGTGACGGTCAAATCCAAGCCACTACCAAAACcactgctgctgctgtttCTCAAATTGGTGACGGTCAAATCCAAGCCACTACTAAAACCAAAGCTGCTGCTGTCTCTCAAATTGGTGACGGCCAAATCCAAGCCACCACCAAGACTACCTCAGCTAAGACTACCGCTGCAGCCGTCTCCCAAATTGGTGACGGTCAAATTCAAGCCACTACTAAAACCAAAGCTGCTGCTGTCTCTCAAATTGGTGACGGTCAAATCCAAGCCACTACCAAAACAACTGCTGCAGCTGTCTCTCAAATTGGTGACGGTCAAATCCAAGCCACTACTAAAACcactgctgctgctgtttCTCAAATTGGTGACGGTCAAATCCAAGCCACCACCAATACTACTGTTGCTCCAGTCTCCCAAATCACTGATGGCCAAATCCAAGCCACAACTTTAACTTCTGCAACCATTATACCATCTCCAGCTCCAGCTCCAATTACTAATGGCACTGACCCAGTAACTGCTGAAACATGTAAAAGCAGTGGCACTTTAGAAATGAACTTAAAGGGTGGTATCCTGACTGACGGTAAAGGTAGAATTGGTTCTATCGTTGCCAACAGACAATTCCAATTCGATGGTCCTCCACCACAAGCTGGTGCTATCTATGCTGCTGGTTGGTCCATCACCCCAGAAGGTAACTTGGCCATCGGTGACCAGGATACTTTTTACCAATGTTTGTCAGGAAACTTCTACAACTTATACGATGAGCACATTGGAACTCAATGTAATGCAGTCCACCTACAAGCTATCGATTTGCTCAACTGTTAA
- the PIR3 gene encoding beta-1,3-glucan linked protein (O-glycosylated covalently-bound cell wall protein; required for cell wall stability; expression is cell cycle regulated, peaking in M/G1 and also subject to regulation by the cell integrity pathway; coding sequence contains length polymorphisms in different strains; PIR3 has a paralog, HSP150, that arose from the whole genome duplication), which yields MQYKKPLVVSALAATSLAAYAPKDPWSTLTPSATYKGGITDYSSSFGIAIEAVATSASSVASSKAKRAASQIGDGQVQAATTTAAVSKKSTAAAVSQITDGQVQAAKSTAAAVSQITDGQVQAAKSTAAAVSQITDGQVQAAKSTAAAVSQITDGQVQAAKSTAAAASQISDGQVQATTSTKAAASQITDGQIQASKTTSGASQVSDGQVQATAEVKDANDPVDVVSCNNNSTLSMSLSKGILTDRKGRIGSIVANRQFQFDGPPPQAGAIYAAGWSITPEGNLALGDQDTFYQCLSGDFYNLYDKHIGSQCHEVYLQAIDLIDC from the coding sequence ATGCAATATAAAAAGCCATTAGTCGTCTCCGCTTTAGCTGCTACATCTTTAGCTGCCTATGCTCCAAAGGACCCGTGGTCCACTTTAACTCCATCAGCTACTTACAAGGGTGGTATAACAGATTACTCTTCGAGTTTCGGTATTGCTATTGAAGCCGTGGCTACCAGTGCTTCCTCCGTCGCCTCATCTAAAGCAAAGAGAGCCGCCTCTCAGATAGGTGATGGTCAAGTACAGGCTGCCACTACTACTGCTGCTGTTTCTAAGAAATCCACCGCTGCTGCTGTTTCTCAAATAACTGACGGTCAAGTTCAAGCTGCTAAGTCTACTGCCGCTGCTGTTTCCCAAATAACTGACGGTCAAGTTCAAGCTGCTAAGTCTACTGCCGCTGCCGTTTCTCAAATAACTGACGGTCAAGTTCAAGCTGCTAAGTCTACTGCCGCTGCCGTTTCTCAAATAACTGATGGTCAAGTTCAAGCTGCCAAGTCTACTGCTGCCGCTGCCTCTCAGATTTCTGACGGCCAAGTTCAGGCCACTACCTCTACTAAGGCTGCTGCATCCCAAATTACAGATGGGCAGATACAAGCATCTAAAACTACCAGTGGCGCTAGTCAAGTAAGTGATGGCCAAGTCCAGGCTACTGCTGAAGTGAAAGACGCTAACGATCCAGTCGATGTTGTTTCCTGTAATAACAATAGTACCTTGTCAATGAGTTTAAGCAAGGGTATCTTAACCGATAGGAAGGGTAGAATTGGCTCTATCGTTGCCAACAGACAGTTCCAATTCGATGGTCCTCCACCACAAGCTGGTGCTATCTATGCTGCTGGTTGGTCCATCACCCCAGAAGGTAACTTAGCTCTTGGTGACCAGGATACTTTTTACCAATGTTTGTCTGGTGACTTCTATAACTTGTATGATAAGCACATTGGTTCTCAGTGCCATGAAGTTTATTTGCAAGCTATAGATTTAATTGACTGTTGA
- a CDS encoding type II protein arginine methyltransferase (hypothetical protein; green fluorescent protein (GFP)-fusion protein localizes to the mitochondrion) — protein sequence MMKRLHPLRIQVHLKSDYPLFTFEQLLSTNGIRRGQTARISLKDYIEWQNFPNIMKRENFFTQRKPVTTTAKEEPFSFDNILDCEPQFSKCLAKWLLVNYKLNDYPYYDLNIVNIYTDLPQAIQICKNLMSYLKSTLSDNMFQKIKYFMVPLYKCDKIPSKLLDGIPGSVSLVQDYPVSPYFLQKKFHIEDPIQILMLNDVIKYTTHDLVRYSSDDKGWQQCFVDINKNGQKSKSFDSAIDYSCELALEQMFNDRSHVSPGKELYIPTKLIEILMTIKNNIPEHRLFIVDTPQRSSPTIISLLKSLISPRPTGSSQIVQPYSDSIFSDKRSGRICFMTDFLQLQNIYNGINSSSSSCEVEDVADFVEKWISPSERSTLSSQNGNRPQLEDIKNSSLAVLHST from the coding sequence atgatgaaaagaTTACACCCCTTGAGAATTCAAGTTCATCTGAAATCTGATTACCCACTGTTTACTTTCGAGCAATTACTCTCTACAAATGGGATAAGAAGAGGCCAAACTGCGagaatttctttgaaagattACATAGAGTGGCAAAATTTCCCAAACATaatgaaaagagaaaatttttttacgCAAAGGAAGCCTGTAACTACAACCGCAAAAGAAGAACCCTTTTCATTTGATAACATTCTTGACTGTGAGCCACAATTTAGCAAATGCCTTGCCAAATGGCTACTGGTTAATTACAAATTAAATGACTATCCTTATTACGATCTTAACATTGTGAATATTTACACGGATTTACCCCAAGCAATTCAGATTTGCAAAAATTTAATGTCATATCTCAAGTCTACTTTATCTGATAACATGTTccagaaaataaaatatttcatgGTACCTCTATACAAGTGTGACAAAATACCTTCGAAGCTCTTAGACGGAATACCTGGATCAGTCAGTTTGGTACAAGATTATCCGGTTTCCCCATATTTTttacagaaaaaatttcacaTAGAGGATCCAATCCAAATTTTGATGCTTAATGATGTTATAAAATACACAACCCACGATTTAGTAAGGTACTCTTCAGATGACAAAGGGTGGCAACAGTGCTTTGTGGATATCAATAAGAATGGACAAAAATCCAAGAGCTTTGATAGCGCCATTGACTACTCATGTGAACTTGCATTAGAACAAATGTTCAATGATCGATCCCATGTAAGTCCTGGTAAAGAACTTTATATCCCCACTAAATTAATTGAGATATTGATGACAATCAAGAATAATATTCCAGAACATAGACTTTTCATTGTAGACACCCCGCAAAGATCGAGCCCAACAATAATATCGTTATTAAAGAGTTTAATAAGCCCACGGCCGACGGGATCTAGCCAGATAGTACAGCCATATTCGgattcaatattttcagaCAAACGGAGTGGAAGAATATGCTTCATGACGGACTTCTTACAGTTACAGAACATTTATAATGGTATTAACAGTTCTTCTAGTAGCTGCGAAGTCGAAGACGTTGCtgattttgttgaaaaatggaTTAGCCCAAGTGAGAGAAGCACACTTTCGTCGCAGAATGGAAATAGGCCTCAACTAGAAGACATAAAAAATAGCTCTTTGGCGGTGCTACACTCCACgtga
- the KDX1 gene encoding putative protein kinase KDX1 (Protein kinase; implicated in Slt2p mitogen-activated (MAP) kinase signaling pathway; interacts with numerous components in the mating pheromone and CWI MAPK pathways; associates with Rlm1p; KDX1 has a paralog, SLT2, that arose from the whole genome duplication), with amino-acid sequence MATDTERCIFRAFGQDFILNKHFHLTGKIGRGSHSLICSSTYTESNEETHVAIRKIPNAFGNKLSCKRTLRELKLLRHLRGHPNIVWLFDTDIVFYPNGALNGVYLYEELMECDLSQIIRSEQRLEDAHFQSFIYQILCALKYIHSANVLHCDLKPKNLLVNSDCQLKICNFGLSCSYSENHKVNDGFIKGYITSIWYKAPEILLNYQECTKAVDIWSTGCILAELLGRKPMFEGKDYVDHLNHILQILGTPPEETLQEIASQKVYNYIFQFGNIPGRSFESILPGANPEALELLKKMLEFDPKKRITVEDALEHPYLSMWHDIDEEFSCQKTFRFEFEHIESMAELGNEVIKEVFDFRKVVRKHPISGDSPSSSLSLEDAIPQEVVQVHPSRKVLPSYSPEFSYVSQLPSLTTTQPYQNLMGISSNSFQGVN; translated from the coding sequence ATGGCGACTGACACCGAGAGGTGTATTTTCCGTGCATTCGGCCAAGATTTTATCCTAAATAAACATTTTCATTTGACAGGTAAGATTGGTCGGGGCTCACACAGCCttatttgttcttcaaCTTACACAGAATCGAACGAGGAAACTCACGTGGCTATCAGAAAAATACCAAACGCGTTTGGCAATAAACTATCTTGCAAGAGAACTCTTCGTGAATTGAAACTACTAAGACATTTAAGAGGGCACCCAAATATAGTGTGGCTCTTCGATACTGATATAGTATTTTACCCAAATGGGGCACTAAATGGCGTTTATTTATATGAAGAACTAATGGAATGTGACCTTTCTCAAATTATAAGGTCCGAACAACGCCTGGAAGACGCACACTTTCAAAGCTTCATATATCAGATACTGTGTGCTCTGAAATACATACATTCTGCTAATGTTTTACATTGTGACCTGAAACCAAAAAACTTACTTGTTAATAGTGATTGCCAACTAAAAATTTGTAATTTTGGGCTATCGTGTAGTTATTCAGAAAACCACAAGGTTAACGACGGCTTCATTAAGGGTTATATAACCTCGATATGGTATAAAGCACCAGAAATTTTGCTGAATTATCAAGAATGCACAAAAGCTGTCGATATTTGGTCAACAGGCTGTATCTTGGCCGAACTACTTGGTAGGAAACCAATGTTTGAAGGGAAGGATTATGTAGATCATTTGAATCATATTCTACAAATACTTGGAACACCACCTGAGGAAACATTGCAGGAAATTGCCTCTCAAAAGGTGTATAATTATATCTTTCAGTTCGGTAATATCCCGGGAAGATCGTTTGAAAGCATACTACCTGGTGCTAATCCAGAAGCGCTTGAATTgctaaagaaaatgctAGAATTTGATCCTAAAAAAAGGATTACTGTAGAGGATGCACTAGAGCATCCATATTTGTCAATGTGGCATGATATAGATGAGGAATTCTCATGTCAAAAGACCTTTAGATTCGAATTCGAGCATATCGAAAGTATGGCGGAATTAGGAAACGAAGTTATAAAGGAAGTATTTGATTTCAGGAAAGTTGTTAGAAAACATCCTATTAGCGGTGATTCCccatcatcatcactatCTTTAGAGGATGCCATTCCTCAAGAAGTTGTACAGGTCCATCCTTCTAGGAAAGTTTTACCCAGTTATAGTCCTGAATTTTCCTATGTAAGCCAACTTCCATCACTAACTACAACCCAGCCATATCAAAACCTTATGGGAATAAGCTCTAATTCATTTCAGGGTGTTAACTAA
- the ELF1 gene encoding Elf1p (Transcription elongation factor with a conserved zinc finger domain; implicated in the maintenance of proper chromatin structure in actively transcribed regions; deletion inhibits Brome mosaic virus (BMV) gene expression), whose protein sequence is MGKRKKSTRKPTKRLVQKLDTKFNCLFCNHEKSVSCTLDKKNSIGTLSCKICGQSFQTRINSLSQPVDVYSDWFDAVEEVNSGRGSDTDDGDEGSDSDYESDSEQDAKTQNDGEIDSDEEEVDSDEERIGQVKRGRGALVDSDDE, encoded by the coding sequence ATGggtaaaagaaagaagtCAACAAGAAAGCCTACCAAGAGACTGGTCCAAAAATTAGATACGAAATTcaattgtttattttgtaaTCATGAAAAATCAGTTTCATGCACTCtggacaaaaaaaatagtataGGAACTTTATCGTGCAAGATTTGTGGGCAGTCGTTCCAAACGCGCATAAATTCATTATCACAGCCTGTTGATGTATATAGTGATTGGTTTGACGCCGTCGAAGAAGTCAATTCTGGCCGTGGAAGTGACACAGATGATGGTGACGAAGGTTCTGATAGTGATTACGAAAGTGATTCAGAGCAAGATGCTAAAACGCAAAATGATGGCGAAATAGATTCTGATGAAGAGGAGGTAGACTCGGACGAGGAGAGGATAGGCCAAGTTAAAAGAGGCAGAGGCGCCTTGGTAGATAGTGACGATGAATAA